In Spiroplasma clarkii, the DNA window AATTGTTGAAGTTAAATTATAATGTTATTGGAGTTGCCCGAGACACTAGTGCATTAATGGAACTTCAAGAAAAGTACCCCAGTCTAGATGTTCAAGCTTGAAATTTTGATCTTAGTATTTTTGAAAATAATAAAAAACTTTTTGATAAGGCACAAGCTTTTGATGTTGAAATTTTAATCAATAATGCCGGCTATGGAGTTTGAGGCTTTTTTAAGGAAACAGATTTAGAACAAGAAATGAATATGTTGGATTTAAATATTAAATCCCTACATGCTCTAACTAAATATTTTTTACAATTATTTTTAGAAAAACAAGCAGGTAGAATCTTAAATATAAGTTCAATGGCTGCATTTTCACCAGCTCCAGTTTTTTCTTCATATTATGCTTCGAAAGCATATGTTTTAAGTTTAGGTACTGCCATTAACACTGAACTTAAAAAAACCAAAGCTCCTGTTCGAGTAATTACTTTATGTCCAGGTGCTCTTAAAACTGATTTTTGAAGTCGCAGTAGTAATCGTAAAGGTGCTGTAGTGAAAACACCAGTAAAAATCATGAAAACTAGCACTTATGCTCGAAAGAGTTTGCAAGCCGGTTTAAAAACAAAACGTAAAAATTATTTAATTACAGGACTTACAAATAAACTCATTATTAAGTTAAATAAATGAATACCTGAGAGTTGAGCATTAAACTCAGTTTATAAATACCAAAAAAATCGTTAATTAAATATTTAATTAATACTATCTAAAGAGAGTGAAAACTATGAAAAAAAATAATACCAATGAATATGCACTAGTTACTGGAGCCAGCAAGGGCTTGGGTTTTGCCTATTGTGAGGAGTTATTAAAACAAAACTATAATATTATTGGGGTTGCTAGAGAGACAAAGTCATTACAAAAATTACAAACTCAGTATCCTCATCTAGATATTCAAGCCTGAGATTATGATTTAAGTGATTTGAAAAATTGTCACAGTTTATTTGCAAGAGCAATTAAATTCAATGTTTCTTTATTAATTAACAATGCAGGCTATGGAGTTTGAGGATTATTTAAAGATACTGATTTAGAAAAAGAACTAAATATGATTGACTTGAATATCAAAGCATTACATATTTTGACTAAATTGTTTGTTAAACATTTTGTTGAAAAAAATTGTGGGCGAGTAATTAACCTAGCTTCAATTGCAGCCTTTGCTCCTGGTCCAGTGTTTTCAACCTATTTTGCATCAAAAGCTTATGTATTAAGTTTAAGCACTGCTATTAATACAGAGTTAAAAAAACAAAAATCACTGGTGCGAGTTATTAGTGTTTGTCCAGGACCTATCAAAACTGATTTTTGAAGTCGAAGTGAATACCAAAACACCAATAAAAAACCACCAAAAATCAAAGGAATGACTCCTGAAAAGTTTTGTCACCAAAGTTTAAAAAAGGCATTAAAAGTTATGAAAAAAAATATCATTTTACTCGGTCTTGGGAATCGATTTTTAGTGACTGCAATGAAATACTTCCCCCAATCATTGGTTTTGGGACAGACTTATTCTCGTCAAAAAAGTCGATAACTGTCAATGATTTCATTTAAAAATGAAATTTTTTTTTATTCTACAAGATAACAATTTTATTGGTTGAATAACTATGGTACATATAGTAGTATTACATTACAACTAGGTTTTATAAAATACAAAAACATGTTAGTCTAACAATAATTTTTTAGTCAGCTTCACTTTAGTTTTGAATCATTAGGTATCTGATAATGTGTTTTTATAGTCTAATTTTATAAGTAAAATACTTAGTTGCATGTAGATGATTAAGGAGAAAATTTATGGCAAACAATAATAAAAAAAATAAATACTATGATGAATCAGTCTCACCAGTGCAATTTGCACTTGATGGTTTTAAAGGCAAGATGAGATCTGTAAACTGAAATGTAATGAATGATGATAAAGACCTTGAAGTTTGAAATAGGGTAACTCAGAATTTTTGATTACCTGAAAAAATCCCAGTTTCAAATGACTTAATGTCATGAAAAACTTTGGATGTTAAATGACAACAACTAGTAACTCGCACCTTCACAGGGCTAACTTTATTGGATACAATTCAAGCCACAGTTGGGGATGTCGCTCAAGTTGATCATTCATTAACCGATCATGAACAAGTAATTTATACTAACTTTGCATTTATGGTAGCAGTCCATGCTCGAAGTTATGGAACAATTTTTTCAACTCTTTGTTCAAGTGAACAAATTGAAGAAGCACATGAATGAGTTATAAATACTGAATCATTACAAAAACGTGCAGAAATTTTAATTCCCTTTTATCGAGGGAGTGACCCACTTAAATCAAAAGTTGCTGCAGCTTTAATGCCAGGTTTCTTACTATATGGAGGTTTTTACTTACCATTCTACTTATCTGCTCGTCAAAAATTACCAAACACTTCTGATATCATCAGGTTAATTTTAAGAGATAAAGTTATTCACAACTATTACAGTGGTTACAAATACCAAAGAAAAGTCGAAAAACTTGCACCTGAAAAGCAAGCTGAAATGAAGAAATTTGTGTTTGATTTGTTGTATCAATTAATTGACCTTGAAACAACTTACTTAAAAGAGTTATATGCTGGATTTGATATTGCAGATGATGCCATTCGATTTAGTTTATATAATGCTGGAAAGTTTTTACAAAACTTGGGTTATGAGTCACCTTTCACAGAAGAAGAAACCAGAATTGAACCTGAAATTTTTACTCAAATTTCTGCTAGAGCTGATGAAAACCATGATTTCTTTTCTGGAAATGGTTCATCATATATTATGGGTGTTACAGAGGAAACTGAAGATGAGGATTGAGAATTTTAATGCATGATGATGTTATCAAAGTTGGTGCAGACAAAGTTGCTAAACCAACTGGGAAAAAACATGTTGTTTATTTTTCCTCACATTCCAATAATACCCACAGATTTATTGAAAAATTAGGAATTGCAAATTCAAGAATACCGATTGAATTAGATCAAGAGTTATTAGTAACTCAAGACTACATTTTGATTGTGCCAACTTATGGGGGCGGGGGTTCTGATCGTAAAGGAGCTGTGCCAAAACAAGTAATAAAATTTTTAAATCATGAAGTTAATCGTAGTCATTGCAAAGGTGTAGTAGCATCAGGAAATACAAATTTTGGAGATACATTTGCTATTGCTGGCCCAATTATTTCTAAAAAATTAAATGTGCCAATGCTCTATCAATTTGAATTGTTGGGAACAAGTCAAGATGTCGATAATTTATATGACATCATTAATAATTTTTGAAAAGGAGAATAACAAATGAAACATAATAATGCGGCAAAATTGTTTGGAAATGAAAACGATGAATACATTGCCCTAAATGCTAAGTCCAAATTTTTCGAAAAAGGAGTAGATAATTTTAAAAAAGACCGAGAAGCTGCTAAGGTTTATGTTGAGCAACATGTCTTACCAAATACTAAGGTCTTTAAAAGTGTTGCAGAACGTATGAAATATCTTGTTGAGAACAACTACTATGAGGCAAAGGTAGTTGACCAATATACCATTGAACAAATTACAGAAATTACAAACTATGCTTATTCATTTAAGAGAGAATGAACAAGTTTCATGGGAGCATTAAAATTCTATAATGCTTATTGCTTGAAAAGTTTTGATGGAAAAGAATATTTAGAAAACTTTGAAGAGAGAGCTATTATGAATGCTCTATTTTTAGGTGGAGGAGACTTTCTTGCAGCCCAAGCCATCTTAAAAGAATTAATGACTGGAAGATATCAACCAGCTACTCCAACTTTTTTAAATGCTGGAAAACAACAACGTGGAGAATATATTTCATGTTATTTGTTAAGGGTTGAAGATAACATGGAGTCAATTGCTAGAGCAGTGACCACTTCTTTGCAACTTTCAAAACGTGGTGGAGGAGTTGCTTTGTGTTTAACAAATTTACGTGAATTTGGTGCTCCAATTAAAAATATTGAAGGACAATGTTCTGGAGTTATTCCAGTTATGAAAATTTTAGAAGACTCATTTTCATATGCAAATCAATTAGGACAAAGACAGGGAGCTGGAGCAGTTTATCTAAATATTCACCATCCAGACATTATTTCATTTTTAGATAGCAAAAGAGAAAATGCTGATGAAAAAATTAGAATTAAGTCTTTATCTTTAGGGGTAGTTGTTCCAGATATTACCTTTGAATTAGCCAGAGAAAATAAAGAAATGGCTTTATTTAGTCCTTATGATATTGAAAAAGTTTATCACAAACCAATGTCAGATATTTCCATAACTGCAGAATATGAAAATATGTTAAATAATCCAAATATTAAAAAAACATTTATTAATGCTAGAAAACTATTTCAATTAATTGCTGAATTGCATTTTGAAAGTGGTTACCCTTATTTATTGTTTGATGATACAGTTAATAACAATAATGCTCATGCCAAACAAGGAAGAATCGTTATGAGTAATTTATGTAGTGAAATTGTTCAAGTTAGCACACCGAGTGAATATAACCCAGATCTTAGCTTTGCAAAATTAGGAGAAGACATTTGTTGTAATTTAGGTTCAATAAATATTGCAAAAATAATGGAGGCAGGAGTTGAATTTGGAGATACTATTAATAATGCAATTCAGGCATTAGATTTTATTTCAAGAAATAGTGATCTTTCAAGTGCACCATCAATTCAAAATGGAAATGTTAACAATCATGCAGTTGGTTTAGGAGCTATGAATTTACATGGTTTTTTAGCAACAAACAAGATTTTTTACAACTCAACTGATGCAGTTGATTTTACCAATATATTTTTCTACACAATGGCTTTTCATGCCATTAGTGCTTCACATAAATTAAGTAAAAAATTTGGTCCATTTAAAAGCTTTAAGGAATCTAAGTTTGCAGATGGAAGTTACTTTGCTAAATACACAAATTGTGCACCAGATAAATGAACCCCAACAAACAAAAATGTTGCCAACTTATTTACAAAATATCAAGTTCAAATTCCAACTCAAAAAGATTGAATTGAGCTTGTTGAAAAAATTAAAGTTGATGGAATTGCCAATTCACATTTAATGGCTGTAGCACCAACTGGTTCAATTAGTTATTTATCAAGTTGTACTCCAAGTTTACAACCAGTGGTATCACCAGTTGAAGTCAGAAAAGAAGGAAAACTAGGTAGAGTTTATGTACCAGCATATGATATAAGTTTTGATAACATGGAATACTATGCCTTAGGTGCTTATGAATTGGGTCCAGGTCCGATAATTGATATTGTAGCAGCAGCTCAACAACACGTTGATCAAGCAATATCTTTAACTTTATTTATGACTGATTCTGCAACAACTCGTGACCTAAATAAAGCATATATTAAAGCTTTTAAACAAGGTTGTGCTTCAATTTATTATGTGCGTATTAGACAAGAAGTGTTAGAAGATAGTGAAAACTATGATTGTGATGCTTGTGTAATTTAAGATTTAAAAACAAAGCCTTTTAGCTTTGTTTTTTTAAACACTGATACTAGGAGCAATAAAAAAACTTCGGATTTTATAAAATAACTTTCGAGTTTGGTAAAAAGCATTGAATTTTTACCAAAACTGTAATATGATTTTTTTTGAAGGAGTTGGGAAAGGGAAAAGATATTATACACGTTTTGACTATGTCAAACTTTAATTGTTTTTGGCCAAACAGGCCTATCAATCAATGGCATTACTCTTATTTCAATTTATTTCTACCTTAGAGAGAATGCACAAATATTTATTAGGTGAATACTAAAATAAATATGTATCAATCTTTTAATGTAACCCTTGTGTTTACAAGGAAGAACATGTCAAACAAATCGCTAATTGTTTGACTTAACAATAATTTGAGATTTAGCTGTGAACAGCTAAACAAAAGTTTACTCGAAGTCTACGGAATTTAAGTTAAAGACTATCTGGTGTCTCAGTTTAGTTATCAGAGTTATGCAATGGGGTATGTTTTGCAAATTGTCTTTTTTCTAAGCCCAATCCATAGCTAGAGCAAACAAATTCAAATGCAAGAATTTGTATTTTCCTACCATAAAAATTTAAGTTAATTAATAATGTTTATTCTTTAAAAAATTTTATTACTTTGAAGCTGTATAACAAATTTGTCAAAACAGTAATCTTGTTTGATTTTTAATAAAAAAAGTGTGGTAAAAATAAGTTTGACAATGATCCTCATAAGTTATATGGTAAAAAAGCAAAAACACATCTATCCTATTCTACATATTTTAAAAAAACACTTAATATTTTAATTTATTAACTATGTCAATGAAAATCTTGAAATCCAAGCTGCTCTGACCTACCTTTCAGAGGCAGAACTTGAATGAACTAGCTATATGATTTTCATAACAATTTAATTAGAACATGTAAACTTGCAACTATGACAGTTTACAAGTTGCAACCAGTCTTTTAAATTAGAAACTCTACTTAAGCATCCTTTTAACAAAATGTCTTATTGCTAATTGTCGCCAAATTTTAAAGCTTTAAAACTGCTTAGATTTACTTCTGATTCTGATATGGTTGCCTTATATAAAATATTCTATATAATATTGGATCTTGAATTAAAAATCCAGGTCTATTAAACACAAGATTTTTCTTGTGTTTTTTTGTGAAAATTAGATACTTTTTAAAACATTTTGCTATGCTATAATAAAATTATCAAGACATTTTGGGGGCTAACAAATGTTGTACACAAGAAAAATCAGTGACATTTTCACAGAACCTAACCCAATTGCACTAGTAAGTTTGGGACTTTTTGTTTTAGCTTTGTGTTTATTTGTTTATTTTATCATTAAAGCTAGTAGAATAATTAAGTTAAATAAATATGTAAAAAGTATTATTTTAGATATACATGTGGTTTACAATTCACCCATTAAGTTAATGTTGCGTCAATCAATCAAAGGTCTAGCCACAAAACCACAGTTTGAAAAGAAAGTAAGAGTGTGAAACTTTTGAATTTATCGCACCTATACTATTGTTTATAATAACTTGGTAACAAGATTTACAGATCTTTTAGATACTACTAAACCATTCAGTGTGACTGCTAAAAATTTAAAAGGCTACAAGAATTTAGCCATTAAATTCGAAATCTTAAAAAAAGAAATTGAAATAATTTACTTGGAAATGTTTGATTTCTCACAAGAAGAAATGTTATTGCGAGACTACATTATCTTTTTAAAATCTTCATTTGACGATTTAAAAGAGGAGAGTTTCATTTTTGTGGTTCAACAAAAAGGAATTCAGTTGCAAAAAATGGAAGAAGCACTTAAAAAAACCCAAGTGCGCTTTGAACAGTATTATAATGCAATTAAAAAGGCAAATTTTGAAAATGCTATAAATTTGACTACAGAAATCACTGAATATATGGGTTATATTATGGATCTTTTAGACAAAATGCCAAATTTATTGAGCATTTTGAATAAGTTAATCCCAGATAAAATTCAAAAACTGAGAAAAAATTATCTAATTGAATCAAATCAAGAAGATATTAAATATGCTTTTGAAAGAATTTCAGAATTATCATTCTATGCTCAAGAACAGTCGATTTTAATAATGCAAATGTTAAGTAAACTTCAGTTTATCACTGCAGAGCAACAAATTATTGAAGTTTTAAAAGAAATTAATAGTGTTGAAGATGCTCTTGAAAATGGAGATAAATTGAGAGACTTTTTTGAAACCAACCTACCAGTTTTGGATAAAAGTATTGGTGAAGTCACAGTTGTCATTGAAAAACTAGAGAAACTGTTTAATGAAGCTAATAAATTTGACAAAACTACATTAACTCAACCCCAACAACTATTGACTTTAAAAGAGAACTGAGAAAAAACTGCTATTTTAGGTCGTAAAGTTTGTGAGATTTTTTCAAATAACCAGGCTCAATTAACTAGTCAAAAAATGTTAAACTATAAAAATTTGACAAGCCAATTTTTAAATGATTTTGTCAATATTTGTGATGAATTATTGCAAACAAATGTCAAAATTGTGAGAGAGTATAATGCAAACTATAAACTTTTTGAAGAGGTTGTCTTCTTCCAAAGTCTAGTAACTCAATATGCTTTAAAAATTAAAAATAATCAAAAAGAAATTGCAGAAATCAAGCAATTTATTCCTGAAATTATTGCTATTAGTGAGAAATTTGAAAAGTATACACCTGAATTTTTAAAGAGTTTAAGAATTAATAGAGAAAAATATGCTCAAGAAAATACTATTTTCACAAAAATCAAACAAGACTTCTTCTTTTTAATGACAAAAATTGATGATATTTTCTTCTTAGATTTTTTTTGTCAAAGACTAATAGCAAGTTTGGAACATTATCATGGTCAAGACACAAATTTACAAGCAATTAATTTAGAAAAACTTTATGAAAAGCGTCAATTACAAAATTTAGTTGATGAATGAATCAAAGTTATGCAAAATATAAAACCTAAGCATTTAAAAAACATTCAACAAAAACCTGAGCTGCTTTAAAAAAATTAGTCAGCTCAACTTTTGACTTGAATCTATAAACAAAAAATAAGCAAATGCTTATTTTAAATGAAAATAAAGACTAGCAGTAAAACTAGAGCTATAAAAATTAAGGTTATAACTAAGGCAAAATGTCACCAATGAATATTGCCTTTATCTTTTTTCTTGGCAGCTTTTCAGTATTTTCTCAGTTGATTAATTTTATCTTGACTAATTTTATCAATATCATTGCTCATCTGTTTATAGGGAATTTCATAATCATAAAGTGCTTTATCAACCAATTTTGGATTATATTTTTCACGATAATCAAAGGGGTTTGCCTCTTCAAATTTTTTATCAAGTTTTTTTAAATTATCATAAAGTTCATCCTCATGGATTTGTAAATCTTGCTTATTTTTTAAATGTAATTTGCTTTTTAACACTTCACTAAATTCTTTTTTAGCATCAAAGTTCTCCATAGATTCAGGATTGATTGCGTTTATTTCAGCTTGAATAACTTTTAATTTTCGAATAAAATTCTCAGATATTATTTTTTTATCATTATTATTATCAATTGTTGGCTTTTCAAATTTTTCTTCTTTTAAAAATGAGGTGATCTCTTTTTGTAAAGAACCATCAAAATCAAAAGGTTTAATTTTTTCTAAAATCTGATTGGTAATTGAAACATCTGCAATTGTTTTATTAAAAACCTGATTCTCTTTGTCAATTTGAGAGTGTAGTTCTTTAAGACGTTCTGTTCTTTTTAAACTCATATTTACCACCTAACTTAAATATTATAAAGGAAATTAAAAACAATCTTGGGATTTTCTATAAATATAGTCAAAAAAAACACTGTTTTTTGAAACAGTGTTCTTACTTAATTAAACGGTTGTATCATTCAACAATTAATGCATCATTGATTTCTTGGTTTAATTCAGCTCTTTCAGGTAATCTTATGTATGTACCTTCAAATTTAGCTTTGTCGAATTTAACAAAATCAACAGTTTTTGTACTTGAAGCAATTGCTTCAAGTATTTTATCATTTTTACGCATTTTTTCTTTTAGGGCAATTGTTTCCCCAACTTTAACTGTGTATGAAGGAATATCTAATTTTTTACCATTAACCAAAATGTGACCATGGGCTACTAGTTGTCTAGCTCCTTGTCTAGTTAAAGACAATCCCATACGATAAACTACATTATCTAATCTTGATTCTAACATTTGTAAAAAGTTAGTTCCTGTAATCCCTGACAATTTTTTTGACTTAGTGTAAGTGTTTCTAAATTGTCTTTCAGTTAAACCATACATAAATTTAACTTTTTGTTTTTCTTGCATTTGTTGTCCATAACCTGATAATTTAGTTCGACGTGAACCATGTTGACCAGGTGCTGTTGTTCTTTTTTTACCTTTTGAAAACTCTTTACCTGTTTCTAAAATTGAAAAACCATAGCGACGAGCTTTCTTAAAGGTAGATCCAGTATATCTTGACATCTATTTCTCCTTATTTTTAATGTTTTTTGTCGGTAAACCTATTAAAATTTACAAGCCCCTCCAAAGGAAGTTTATATTTCGCCCTTATCTGCAAGGGTTACTAGTTTAACAAAATCACAAACTAATCGTTTTGGAATGCTTGAATGCAGATTAACCTTGATTAATTATATATGTTTTTTCACCAAAATTCTTGATAAATTTATATTTTTCTTAAATTAATGGTGATATGTTATAATAATGGTGATTTTCAGGTAAGGGCAAGGGGTTAAATGATGATATTTGCAAAAAACATTAGTCAAATTTTTGAAAAAGATGGCATTTTAGCAATGTTTGCAATTGCCTTATTTTTAATTTGTACCATTGTTTTTATTTTTTTAGTGGTCTACGCTGCAATTAGTGAAGCTCTTTCAAGAACTATTAGAGACATTTTTAACTCGATTGAAGTAATTGAAATCCATTCAATCCGAAAATACTTTGTCAATGTTGAAAGAATTGCCAATTTTAATGAAGAGGCAACAGATCAGGTGGCTGTCTGGAGAAAAAGAATTAAAAAAATTTATGATATCAAGTTAATTAAGTTGTTTAAAATTTTTGATGATAGTTTAAGAGATCCAAAATCTTTAAAACTAAGCAAAAAAAATCTGAATAAATTCAAAACAATTAAAAAGTATTTTAAAGAACTAGAAAATGATGCTTTTGAATTATTTAATCAACTTTATTCTTTTATGCAAGAAGAACACTTATATCGCAATCGAATTGTCTCTTTAAAAGGAACTTTTGACTTGTTAAAAGATGATTGTTATGCATTGATTACCCAACAAACAGAGATTCGCTTATTAATTGTTGACAAAACTTTGCGCACAGTGCAAATTCTTTTTGACAAGTTTTTCACTGCAATTTTTTGTGCTGAATATGAAGCTGCTTTTGATGAAGCAAAAAACATTGACAATCGAATTTTGTTCATTGTTGGTTGCTTGGACCGCACACCAAATCTTTTCTTTCAAGTTAAAAATGTTATTCCAGATAAAATGAATAATGTTATTAATCATTTTTTAGAAATTCAATCAGATTTTAAAAATAATGTTGCTCAAAATAAAATCAATGAACTACAAGGATATGTTTTTACAAAAAGTCAGGTAATTTTACAAAATTTAAGTAATTTAAAGTACATTTCTGCTAAAAAAGACATTGAAGAAGTGTTGGAAAACATTGACAATGTGCGCACTTCAATTGAATTTGGAGATCGCTTGTACAATGTTTTAAATACCAATGTCACTTATATTGAAAACCAACTTATGTTTTTAGAGACTATCCAAATTAACATTGAAAAGAAATTCTTAGCAGCTTTCCCTCCAAGTAAAATCATTAGTGATGAAGTGAAACACATGGAAAAAGCAAAACAAGATTGAAAGAAAATTGAAACAGAGGCTTATAAAGTGACAAATAGTTTTAGAAAAACTACAAGCACTTTTTCCAAAGAACAGTTAATTGAATTTAAAAGTAGAATTTTAAAAGTAATTGCTAATCTAATTGCAATTTCTAAAACATTTGATAAATTAAATAAACATTTAACTAAAAAAACCACAAGCATAGATAAACTGGTTGATGATTTAACATATTGTCAAAGTCTAATAACCCAATGTGAAGTAAAAATCAAAAATAATGCCAATAGAGTTCCAGAGTTGCAAAATTTTTTAATTAAAACTGGTCAACTTAGTGAAAGTGCAAAGAAAATCTCTACAACTGATTTAGTCTTAGCAATGCAAGAAACTCTTAAGGCTGAGGATGTTAAAGACAAAATTAAAGCTTTAAACAGTGAAGTTGAAAATCTAATCACAGACATCAATGATGCTATCTTTTTAGACTACATTTCTCAAGAATTAATAGTTTATTTGGAACGTTATTCAGCTCAAAGCATTGAAATTCAAAATGCTGTTGCTAATTTAGAAAATTTATATCATAATCGAGAATTAAATCAATTAATTGGTTTTTGAATTGATGTAATGTCAAAAATCAACTATAAACAAGTGAGGTAAATATGAAAAGTATATTAGTGCGTTATGGAGAACTAACTTTAAAGGGTAATAACCGCAGTGTTTTTATCACTAAATTGATTCAAAATATTAAATTTAAGCTCAAACATTTAAAAGACTTTGTGGAATATAAAAAAGATTACAATAGTTTAACTATTAAGGTTAATGCTGAAAAATTAGATGAGGTCACAGCAATTTTAACTTGTGTTTTTGGGATTTACTCAATTTCAATTGTTGAAATTGCTCCAAAAGAGACAGAAACAATCTTAGAAAAAACCTTAGCCATTGCTCAAAAGTTACCAACAGGAACTTTTAAAGTTGAAGTGGAAAGAAAAGATAAGAGTTTCGCAATAGCTTCAAATGATTTAAAGATCCAAATCGCTGGAAACATTTTACGTAATACTGAACATCTTAAAGTAGATGTTCATAAACCACTGAGTAAAATCAATGTTGTCATTAAAAGTGATGGAGTTTATATTTTTACTTCAAGAATTAATGCAGTTAAAGGGCTACCAGTTGGAGTTTCAGGCAAAGGTCTCAGCTTGTTAAGTGGGGGAATTGACTCTCCTGTTGCTAGTTATTTAGCTATGAAAAGAGGAATGCAAGTGGACTTTTTACACTTCATGACTCCACCACACACCACCCCTGAGGCACTAAATAAGGTGTTTGAGCTAGCAAAAACACTAGAGAAGTACAACCAATCAAGTTTTGCCCTTTATGTTTGTGATTTTGCAATGATCTTAAGAGAATTGATGCACATTAAAGATGAGTCATATCGAATCACAATTATGCGTCGTATCTTTATTAGAATTGCTAACCAATTGGCTGAAAAAATCAAAGCCAAAGCTTTGATTACAGGAGAAAGTTTGGGACAAGTGGCTTCTCAAACCATTGAATCAATTAATGTTATCAATGTTACTTCAAAATTACCAATTTTAAGACCACTAATAACTTATGACAAAGAAGAAATTATCACCATTGCTCAAAAGATTAACACCTATGAAACTTCAGTCTTACCATTTGATGATGTTTGTTCTTTATATGTTCCTAAAAACCCAGTGACTAAACCAAAAATAGCAATTGCTGAAATTCAAGAGCAGGACTTATTGCTTTCAGAACTGATTGATTATACAATTAATAAGAGTATTAAAAAGTATATTTTTAAAGAGGGTGAATTAGTTGAAAAAGCAGAAGGATAAGAGTGAAAAAAACACTAATAAGTATGGAGTTTTTAATGGTAATGTAATTAAAAGTGATACAATTGTTGCTGACACTGAATTTATTATTGAACCATATAAAGATGAATCAATCACTATCACTCAAATTAGTGGTGATAGTTATAAGCGACAAAAGACCCTTGAAACTCCACCAAAAATTAAAAAAAAGTCAAAGAATAATTTAATTTATAAAATAATTGCCACAATTGTCATTGCATTGACTTTTGTTGGTGGTATAATTTTCTTAGCAGTAAGTAGTTAGGTGATGAAAAATGGAAGAGTTATTTAAAATTTTGTTTGCAGTTATAAGAGTGTTTTTGATTTTCTTTTTCCTGGACTTACTAAGATTTGGTTCACGAAGAAGAAATCGAAGTTATAGAAAAAGTCAGTATGGCAGCAATAGAATGTATGAAGATGATCAATTTGGACAACAAAATCAAGGTCATTCAAATGCAGATTATCAAAATGAAGATTTTTATGATACTTCAATGAACACAAATTCAAAAAGTATTTTAGATGAAGCTTATTCAGTTTTTGGTTTGAGCAAAAATGCTT includes these proteins:
- a CDS encoding SDR family NAD(P)-dependent oxidoreductase, producing the protein MSKKASTNKYAVVTGASKGLGFAYCEELLKLNYNVIGVARDTSALMELQEKYPSLDVQAWNFDLSIFENNKKLFDKAQAFDVEILINNAGYGVWGFFKETDLEQEMNMLDLNIKSLHALTKYFLQLFLEKQAGRILNISSMAAFSPAPVFSSYYASKAYVLSLGTAINTELKKTKAPVRVITLCPGALKTDFWSRSSNRKGAVVKTPVKIMKTSTYARKSLQAGLKTKRKNYLITGLTNKLIIKLNKWIPESWALNSVYKYQKNR
- a CDS encoding SDR family NAD(P)-dependent oxidoreductase, with product MKKNNTNEYALVTGASKGLGFAYCEELLKQNYNIIGVARETKSLQKLQTQYPHLDIQAWDYDLSDLKNCHSLFARAIKFNVSLLINNAGYGVWGLFKDTDLEKELNMIDLNIKALHILTKLFVKHFVEKNCGRVINLASIAAFAPGPVFSTYFASKAYVLSLSTAINTELKKQKSLVRVISVCPGPIKTDFWSRSEYQNTNKKPPKIKGMTPEKFCHQSLKKALKVMKKNIILLGLGNRFLVTAMKYFPQSLVLGQTYSRQKSR
- the nrdF gene encoding class 1b ribonucleoside-diphosphate reductase subunit beta, which codes for MANNNKKNKYYDESVSPVQFALDGFKGKMRSVNWNVMNDDKDLEVWNRVTQNFWLPEKIPVSNDLMSWKTLDVKWQQLVTRTFTGLTLLDTIQATVGDVAQVDHSLTDHEQVIYTNFAFMVAVHARSYGTIFSTLCSSEQIEEAHEWVINTESLQKRAEILIPFYRGSDPLKSKVAAALMPGFLLYGGFYLPFYLSARQKLPNTSDIIRLILRDKVIHNYYSGYKYQRKVEKLAPEKQAEMKKFVFDLLYQLIDLETTYLKELYAGFDIADDAIRFSLYNAGKFLQNLGYESPFTEEETRIEPEIFTQISARADENHDFFSGNGSSYIMGVTEETEDEDWEF
- the nrdI gene encoding class Ib ribonucleoside-diphosphate reductase assembly flavoprotein NrdI; this translates as MHDDVIKVGADKVAKPTGKKHVVYFSSHSNNTHRFIEKLGIANSRIPIELDQELLVTQDYILIVPTYGGGGSDRKGAVPKQVIKFLNHEVNRSHCKGVVASGNTNFGDTFAIAGPIISKKLNVPMLYQFELLGTSQDVDNLYDIINNFWKGE
- the nrdE gene encoding class 1b ribonucleoside-diphosphate reductase subunit alpha; this encodes MKHNNAAKLFGNENDEYIALNAKSKFFEKGVDNFKKDREAAKVYVEQHVLPNTKVFKSVAERMKYLVENNYYEAKVVDQYTIEQITEITNYAYSFKREWTSFMGALKFYNAYCLKSFDGKEYLENFEERAIMNALFLGGGDFLAAQAILKELMTGRYQPATPTFLNAGKQQRGEYISCYLLRVEDNMESIARAVTTSLQLSKRGGGVALCLTNLREFGAPIKNIEGQCSGVIPVMKILEDSFSYANQLGQRQGAGAVYLNIHHPDIISFLDSKRENADEKIRIKSLSLGVVVPDITFELARENKEMALFSPYDIEKVYHKPMSDISITAEYENMLNNPNIKKTFINARKLFQLIAELHFESGYPYLLFDDTVNNNNAHAKQGRIVMSNLCSEIVQVSTPSEYNPDLSFAKLGEDICCNLGSINIAKIMEAGVEFGDTINNAIQALDFISRNSDLSSAPSIQNGNVNNHAVGLGAMNLHGFLATNKIFYNSTDAVDFTNIFFYTMAFHAISASHKLSKKFGPFKSFKESKFADGSYFAKYTNCAPDKWTPTNKNVANLFTKYQVQIPTQKDWIELVEKIKVDGIANSHLMAVAPTGSISYLSSCTPSLQPVVSPVEVRKEGKLGRVYVPAYDISFDNMEYYALGAYELGPGPIIDIVAAAQQHVDQAISLTLFMTDSATTRDLNKAYIKAFKQGCASIYYVRIRQEVLEDSENYDCDACVI
- the rpsD gene encoding 30S ribosomal protein S4 translates to MSRYTGSTFKKARRYGFSILETGKEFSKGKKRTTAPGQHGSRRTKLSGYGQQMQEKQKVKFMYGLTERQFRNTYTKSKKLSGITGTNFLQMLESRLDNVVYRMGLSLTRQGARQLVAHGHILVNGKKLDIPSYTVKVGETIALKEKMRKNDKILEAIASSTKTVDFVKFDKAKFEGTYIRLPERAELNQEINDALIVEWYNRLIK